One Paenarthrobacter aurescens TC1 DNA window includes the following coding sequences:
- a CDS encoding putative UDP-N-acetylglucosamine pyrophosphorylase (identified by match to protein family HMM PF00483), with amino-acid sequence MSPETIGPAAVIVLAAGAGTRMKSRTPKILHEIGGRSMVGHALLAARAINPLKLALVVRHERDRVAEHVTASDPEALIVDQDDVPGTGRAVEVALKALDAEAELTGTVVVTYGDVPLLTGELLGELVATHEAEGNAVTVLTAVLDDATGYGRILRAENGTVTGIREHKDASEAERTIREVNSGIYAFDAAVLRTALEKVTTDNAQGEMYLTDVLGLARDAGGRVAAVVTEDRWQVEGANDRIQLSALAAEHNRRIIESWMRAGVTVVDPATTWIDSTVTLDEDVRLLPNTQLHGSTTVARDAVVGPDTTLTDVNVGEGAKVIRTHGSGSTIGAKASVGPFTYLRPGTVLGETGKIGAFYETKNVTIGRGSKLSHLGYAGDAEIGEDTNIGCGNITANYDGEKKHRTVIGSGVRTGSNTVFVAPVTVGDGAYSGAGAVIRKDVPAGALALSLAAQRNAEGWVAANRPGTASAKLAEAAQELASTSSQFQATIEEGKQA; translated from the coding sequence GTGAGCCCCGAAACCATCGGTCCCGCAGCGGTGATCGTTTTGGCCGCAGGTGCCGGAACGCGCATGAAGTCGCGGACTCCCAAGATCCTTCACGAAATAGGCGGCCGCTCCATGGTGGGCCACGCTCTTCTCGCCGCGCGTGCCATTAATCCCCTGAAGCTGGCCCTGGTTGTCCGCCACGAGCGGGACCGCGTGGCTGAGCACGTCACGGCCTCGGATCCGGAAGCCCTCATTGTTGACCAGGACGACGTTCCGGGCACCGGCCGGGCAGTGGAAGTTGCCCTCAAGGCGCTCGACGCCGAAGCGGAGCTGACCGGCACTGTGGTGGTCACTTACGGCGACGTTCCCCTCCTGACCGGTGAATTGCTCGGAGAGCTTGTGGCAACGCACGAGGCCGAGGGCAACGCCGTCACGGTCCTCACAGCAGTCCTGGACGACGCAACCGGTTACGGCCGGATCCTGCGCGCCGAAAACGGGACAGTCACCGGCATTCGCGAGCACAAGGATGCCAGCGAAGCCGAGCGCACCATCCGCGAGGTCAACTCCGGCATCTACGCTTTCGACGCCGCCGTGCTGCGGACCGCCCTGGAGAAGGTCACCACGGACAACGCTCAGGGTGAGATGTACCTGACCGATGTCCTCGGCTTGGCGCGCGACGCAGGCGGCCGTGTTGCCGCCGTCGTCACTGAAGACCGTTGGCAGGTTGAGGGTGCCAACGACCGCATCCAGCTGTCCGCCCTTGCTGCCGAACACAACCGCCGCATCATCGAGTCCTGGATGCGTGCAGGCGTAACCGTGGTGGATCCCGCCACCACCTGGATCGATTCCACCGTCACACTGGACGAAGACGTCCGCTTGTTGCCCAACACCCAACTGCACGGTTCAACCACGGTGGCGCGGGACGCCGTCGTGGGTCCTGATACAACCCTGACCGACGTCAACGTTGGCGAGGGCGCCAAGGTGATCCGCACGCACGGCTCCGGTTCCACGATCGGTGCCAAGGCGAGCGTTGGACCGTTCACTTACCTCCGCCCGGGCACGGTCCTGGGCGAGACCGGCAAGATCGGCGCGTTCTATGAAACCAAGAACGTGACAATCGGCCGCGGCTCCAAGCTTTCCCACCTGGGCTACGCCGGTGACGCTGAGATCGGCGAAGACACCAACATCGGTTGCGGCAACATCACCGCCAACTATGACGGCGAGAAGAAGCACCGTACGGTGATCGGCTCGGGCGTCCGCACGGGTTCGAACACAGTCTTCGTAGCACCCGTAACAGTTGGCGACGGCGCGTACAGCGGCGCCGGGGCGGTCATTCGCAAGGATGTTCCCGCGGGAGCCCTGGCCCTCAGCCTGGCCGCACAGCGGAACGCCGAGGGCTGGGTAGCCGCCAACCGGCCGGGCACCGCCTCCGCGAAGCTGGCCGAAGCCGCGCAAGAACTGGCATCCACATCTTCACAATTCCAGGCAACCATAGAAGAAGGCAAACAGGCATGA
- the prs gene encoding ribose-phosphate pyrophosphokinase (identified by match to protein family HMM PF00156; match to protein family HMM TIGR01251) has product MSEITAHGEKKLILAAGRAHPELAQEIAKELETELLPIDAYDFANGEIYVRSAESVRGTDAFVIQAHPAPLNNWLMEQLIMIDSLKRASAKRITVVSPFYPYSRQDKKGRGREPISARLVADLYKTAGADRIMSVDLHTSQIQGFFDGPVDHLMAIPLLADYIRTKVEADNITVVSPDTGRVRVAEQWAERLGGAPLAFVHKSRDLTVPNQAVSKTVVGQVEGRTCVLIDDMIDTGGTISGAVQVLKNAGAKDVIIACTHAVFSDPAAQRLADSGAREVVVTNTLPIPAEKRFPSLTVLSIAPLIARAIREVFDDGSVTSLFDGKA; this is encoded by the coding sequence ATGAGCGAAATTACCGCACACGGCGAGAAGAAACTGATTCTCGCCGCCGGAAGGGCGCATCCGGAGCTGGCGCAGGAAATCGCCAAGGAGCTGGAGACTGAGCTCCTGCCCATCGACGCCTACGACTTCGCAAACGGGGAAATCTACGTTCGTTCGGCCGAGAGCGTGCGAGGCACCGATGCCTTCGTCATCCAGGCCCACCCGGCTCCGCTGAACAACTGGCTCATGGAGCAGTTGATCATGATCGATTCCCTCAAGCGCGCCTCCGCCAAGAGGATCACAGTTGTCTCGCCGTTCTACCCGTACTCCCGCCAGGACAAGAAGGGCCGCGGCCGCGAGCCCATCTCCGCCCGCTTGGTTGCCGACCTGTACAAGACTGCCGGCGCAGACCGCATCATGTCTGTTGACCTGCACACCTCGCAGATCCAGGGCTTCTTCGACGGTCCCGTGGACCACCTGATGGCCATCCCGTTGCTGGCCGACTACATCCGCACCAAGGTGGAAGCCGACAACATCACCGTTGTTTCGCCCGACACCGGCCGCGTCCGGGTTGCCGAGCAGTGGGCTGAGCGCCTGGGCGGCGCCCCGCTCGCGTTCGTTCACAAGAGCCGCGATCTCACTGTCCCCAACCAGGCCGTCTCCAAGACCGTGGTTGGTCAGGTTGAAGGACGCACCTGTGTCCTCATCGACGACATGATCGACACCGGTGGAACCATCTCCGGTGCCGTCCAGGTCCTGAAAAACGCCGGCGCCAAGGATGTCATCATTGCTTGCACGCACGCGGTCTTCTCCGATCCCGCCGCACAGCGCCTCGCTGATTCCGGTGCCCGCGAAGTTGTGGTCACCAACACGCTGCCCATCCCGGCTGAGAAGCGTTTCCCGTCGCTGACGGTGTTGTCGATCGCACCATTGATTGCGCGCGCGATTCGCGAAGTGTTCGACGACGGTTCGGTCACCAGCCTGTTCGACGGCAAGGCATAA
- a CDS encoding ribosomal 5S rRNA E-loop binding protein Ctc/L25/TL5 (identified by match to protein family HMM PF01386; match to protein family HMM TIGR00731), protein MSEQKLTAELRTEFGKGFARRARMAGQIPAVIYGHGAEPIHINLPGRATTLAVRVSNALLAIDVDGEQHLTLVKDIQRDPVKQIIEHVDLQTVKAGEKVTVDIAIHVSGEVAPGAVASLEATTVSLEAEATHVPTAVEVTIDGLKAGESIHASDLVLPKGSTLLTEGDTLVVRIAEAAGAEEEESTEAAAE, encoded by the coding sequence ATGTCTGAGCAGAAGCTCACCGCAGAACTGCGCACCGAATTCGGCAAGGGTTTCGCCCGCCGTGCACGCATGGCCGGCCAGATCCCGGCTGTCATCTACGGTCACGGCGCAGAGCCGATCCACATCAACCTGCCGGGCCGCGCCACCACGCTGGCAGTGCGCGTTTCCAACGCCCTCCTCGCAATCGACGTCGACGGCGAGCAGCACCTGACGCTCGTCAAGGACATCCAGCGCGATCCGGTAAAGCAGATCATCGAGCACGTTGACCTCCAGACCGTGAAGGCCGGCGAGAAGGTTACCGTCGATATCGCCATCCACGTTTCCGGTGAAGTTGCTCCGGGTGCCGTCGCCAGCCTCGAAGCCACCACGGTTTCCCTCGAAGCTGAGGCAACCCACGTTCCCACCGCCGTTGAGGTCACCATCGATGGCCTCAAGGCCGGCGAGAGCATCCACGCTTCGGACTTGGTCCTGCCGAAGGGTTCCACCCTGCTCACCGAAGGCGACACCCTGGTGGTCCGCATCGCTGAAGCCGCTGGTGCAGAAGAAGAAGAGAGCACCGAAGCTGCAGCCGAGTAG
- the pth gene encoding peptidyl-tRNA hydrolase (identified by match to protein family HMM PF01195; match to protein family HMM TIGR00447) encodes MTDTWLIVGLGNPGSEYSNNRHNVGQMVLDELASRMGGKFKVHKARAQVVEGRLGIGGPRVVLAKPMTYMNVSGGPVAGLCNFFDIAPDHVIAVHDEIDIPFNTVKLKMGGGEGGHNGLRDISKALATKDYLRVRVGVGRPPGRMETADYVLRDFATAEKKELPFLLDEAADAVELLMDQGLLAAQQKHHPAKA; translated from the coding sequence ATGACTGACACTTGGCTGATTGTCGGCCTCGGCAACCCCGGCAGTGAGTACAGCAACAATCGGCACAATGTTGGCCAGATGGTGCTGGATGAGCTGGCTTCCCGCATGGGCGGGAAGTTCAAGGTCCACAAGGCGCGCGCCCAGGTGGTGGAGGGCCGGCTCGGCATCGGGGGTCCCCGCGTGGTGCTGGCCAAACCCATGACGTACATGAATGTCTCCGGCGGACCCGTGGCCGGGCTATGCAACTTCTTCGATATCGCGCCGGACCACGTCATAGCTGTCCATGACGAGATCGACATCCCTTTTAACACAGTCAAGCTAAAAATGGGTGGCGGTGAGGGCGGGCATAACGGCCTGCGGGACATCTCCAAAGCACTTGCGACTAAGGATTACCTGCGCGTCCGCGTAGGGGTGGGTCGGCCGCCAGGCAGGATGGAGACGGCCGACTATGTCCTCCGGGACTTCGCCACTGCGGAGAAGAAGGAACTGCCGTTCCTCCTGGACGAAGCGGCCGACGCCGTGGAGTTGCTCATGGACCAGGGCCTGCTCGCCGCGCAACAGAAACATCACCCTGCCAAAGCTTGA
- a CDS encoding putative transcriptional regulator, LuxR family (identified by match to protein family HMM PF00196) yields MSAELLNRSGGGVARAAAPDLVGGPTDRQTWSLLARSHDLSKAGKHLESPDSYGVVLTGERGIGKSGLARAVVSSLGPKVHSLQLRNTVASGQTPYGCLGFLLARLPSGAVGSPTGILHAVTNLIRSEAAGRDTVFIVDNAGGMDPMSTGVLLNLMATGTAKVIATVQRASDLPADFHRLVLEGALGEVHLNTLTEEQTKQVLGSVLGHYVSSTLVGSLHSAVGGNPMLLHALLEEQRHTGNLVLNDSVWTLRDRIKLEGATVVEDFVRSRLAREAQANRTVVEILACAQRATLLDLAAIFGTEVLVEMEESALLTIEKGGDHWVSLRDPYVGEVVRGWLSTRRMRELRLMLHGPKEPELQALAPQDLLSYAAWMHACEDEPAPSPAHALAAGRAALDDYDPNFAIQCTLSLDPKDSEWVPGQRLKAAAYLMLDLPLHAAQALDEVSESHIEALEPLEFAEVIAAKCQAMTWIDGRSGMVPGVIAAGLETLEAKAADHPAHAMARARNRLRLCGYEYKTYMGEYAEMIDALEEEHAKDPSDDREHWLKSSFFLIEARCMLGRELEAQQLARTVSRHLGDTDRSSQLEESFARHAYLVLLLSGQWRKCIELMRRTPSGSSRLQYRGALTELGVGLAFAYAGKPASAIEPLRSAVAQLELRPSMNMNKVAYAATAFAYAQLGNSVEAGRYLDLYRTCRGVGTCFSESVAEFCAEMAGRWMGDPDVKQRLLARVRSHLDQQRFTTAGIYLFGATVQGTDEEYRLLEDIAARRQGPLAKISGDLARGALTKSSRSLLAAADAAASLDLLVVEARCVAMALDYAREAGETTAARTAQLRLERLEHSVPALPIQPRSDAPVLTERERQIAKLAGKGVSNREIAMDIGVSVRTVEGHLYQVFTKLGVSSRGELNGLL; encoded by the coding sequence ATGTCGGCGGAGTTGCTAAACAGGAGCGGGGGAGGCGTAGCAAGGGCTGCGGCTCCCGATCTTGTGGGCGGCCCAACGGACCGTCAAACATGGTCTCTGTTGGCCCGGAGCCACGATTTGTCCAAGGCGGGTAAACATCTCGAATCACCCGATTCCTACGGAGTGGTCCTCACCGGGGAGCGAGGAATCGGCAAGTCAGGCCTGGCAAGGGCGGTGGTGTCATCCCTCGGCCCCAAAGTCCATAGCCTTCAATTGCGCAATACCGTAGCCAGCGGACAAACCCCTTACGGTTGCCTTGGTTTCCTTCTGGCCCGCTTGCCGTCCGGTGCCGTGGGTTCGCCCACCGGTATCCTGCACGCGGTCACCAACCTGATCAGGTCGGAAGCCGCTGGCCGGGACACTGTTTTCATCGTGGACAACGCCGGGGGTATGGACCCCATGAGCACAGGCGTGCTGCTGAACCTCATGGCTACCGGCACCGCGAAGGTCATCGCCACCGTCCAACGCGCCAGCGACCTCCCGGCGGATTTCCATCGGCTGGTCCTTGAAGGTGCGCTGGGCGAGGTACATCTGAATACCCTCACTGAGGAACAAACCAAGCAAGTCCTGGGCTCGGTCCTTGGCCATTATGTTTCTTCAACATTGGTGGGTTCACTGCACTCCGCCGTAGGTGGAAACCCCATGCTCCTGCACGCGCTTCTTGAAGAGCAGCGGCACACGGGCAACCTGGTCCTCAACGACTCCGTCTGGACACTCCGTGACCGGATCAAACTGGAGGGCGCCACGGTAGTGGAGGACTTTGTCCGCTCCAGACTGGCGCGCGAAGCGCAGGCCAACAGGACCGTCGTCGAAATCCTTGCCTGCGCGCAGCGCGCAACACTGTTGGATCTTGCAGCCATCTTCGGTACCGAAGTTCTGGTGGAGATGGAAGAGTCGGCACTGCTGACCATTGAAAAAGGTGGCGACCACTGGGTCTCGCTCCGGGACCCGTACGTAGGGGAAGTAGTCCGTGGGTGGCTGAGCACCCGCCGCATGCGCGAGCTGCGGTTGATGCTCCATGGTCCCAAAGAGCCGGAACTTCAAGCCTTGGCACCGCAGGACCTCTTGAGCTATGCGGCGTGGATGCATGCCTGTGAGGACGAGCCCGCGCCGTCGCCGGCGCATGCACTTGCGGCAGGGCGGGCCGCGTTGGATGACTACGACCCCAACTTCGCTATTCAGTGCACCCTTTCATTGGACCCGAAGGACAGCGAATGGGTGCCAGGGCAGCGCCTGAAAGCTGCGGCCTACCTCATGCTGGACCTGCCGTTGCACGCGGCCCAGGCATTGGACGAGGTGTCCGAGTCTCACATCGAGGCTCTGGAGCCGTTGGAGTTCGCTGAGGTCATCGCAGCAAAATGCCAGGCAATGACGTGGATTGACGGTCGTTCCGGAATGGTGCCGGGAGTGATCGCCGCCGGTCTGGAGACGCTCGAGGCCAAAGCCGCGGACCATCCAGCGCACGCCATGGCCCGGGCGCGAAACCGGCTCCGGCTTTGCGGCTACGAGTACAAAACCTATATGGGCGAGTACGCGGAAATGATTGACGCCTTGGAAGAGGAGCATGCCAAGGACCCGTCGGATGACCGCGAACACTGGCTTAAGTCCTCCTTCTTCCTCATCGAGGCCCGCTGCATGTTGGGCAGGGAGTTGGAGGCGCAACAACTCGCGCGGACCGTTTCGCGGCACTTGGGGGACACGGACCGCTCTTCGCAGTTGGAGGAATCCTTTGCCAGGCATGCATATTTGGTCCTCCTGTTGTCCGGGCAGTGGCGGAAGTGCATCGAACTCATGCGCCGAACCCCCTCCGGGTCGTCACGCCTTCAGTACCGGGGTGCGCTCACCGAACTCGGCGTGGGGCTCGCGTTCGCCTATGCGGGCAAGCCCGCCAGCGCAATCGAACCCTTGCGTTCGGCCGTGGCCCAACTGGAGCTCCGCCCGAGCATGAACATGAACAAGGTGGCCTACGCAGCCACCGCTTTTGCCTACGCTCAACTGGGCAACTCCGTGGAGGCCGGCCGATACCTGGACCTCTACAGAACCTGCAGGGGAGTGGGAACGTGCTTCTCCGAATCCGTTGCTGAGTTTTGTGCGGAGATGGCCGGGCGGTGGATGGGTGACCCGGATGTGAAACAGCGGCTTCTGGCCCGGGTACGCAGCCACCTTGACCAGCAGCGCTTCACCACGGCCGGCATCTACCTTTTTGGCGCCACTGTGCAGGGAACGGACGAGGAATACCGGTTGTTGGAAGACATTGCCGCCCGTCGGCAGGGCCCATTGGCCAAGATCTCCGGCGACCTTGCGCGCGGCGCCCTGACCAAGAGCTCCCGATCCCTTTTGGCGGCCGCTGATGCCGCAGCATCCCTCGACTTGCTGGTGGTTGAAGCCCGGTGCGTGGCCATGGCACTTGATTACGCCAGGGAAGCCGGCGAAACAACAGCAGCCCGAACGGCGCAGCTCAGGCTTGAACGGCTGGAGCACTCCGTCCCTGCGTTACCCATCCAGCCACGCAGCGACGCGCCGGTACTGACCGAACGGGAACGCCAAATTGCTAAACTCGCCGGAAAGGGTGTCAGCAACCGTGAAATCGCGATGGATATTGGGGTGTCTGTGCGAACTGTAGAAGGTCATCTGTATCAAGTGTTCACCAAGCTCGGCGTATCGTCTCGGGGCGAGCTCAATGGGCTGCTATGA
- a CDS encoding putative transcriptional regulator, LuxR family (identified by match to protein family HMM PF00196): protein MPMQAEHLVGRDAELELATEILRQEGAGAVLLVADPGIGKTALAAEIAARLAGEMVVMRVHGSPALSAVPYGVLAPYLLDLPLEQATSPVAILREFWSQFEKRRGGEGARLLLIVDDAHNLDEGSTQILAELVTAGWARLVATSRPRPGLPAALLQLWYDGLAERLELHPLDKETVTELAEKTLGGTVMSSAAEVLHSVSEGNPLLLHCLLEDSKADGNLVRRNGVWLLTRALSGSGESLAEVVRNRVLRTSEAEREAMYVIALSEPVPAAVLDTQVGRDTVRALMDSRLVLSANGPGGPLKMWHPMYSEALRKIVSPARSLQIRQRMVQQLPPEPSTAEGLLRMVSWALDCGADVDDERLLQAAFLAAKLLQNPLAMAAAGKVRSEALRPRARAVMALVNYNDGDYRAAVRLLEGGSGFLDADPLGPVGAGLLWAAARFALGDSSADIAAAARTAATALIDGQPARDPAVQLISRHAHAIGLRALAHEGSFEDLRKGLERFAEALGSEGPDLAMDRIFLLAMQCELLTVEGQAVQALEAGREALLVLEEHHKDLLYFSDFVLLRYTLAALEAGDWEAAESALDRHAAGSAMGLIYFGAGIEVLKGMSMLRQGRLEKAAELLTPAVEALRVKDPLQLRNLGNALAFYAAAKSGNAVLAQRLASERGEAAAGGAYVEALAELFRLAGEELVTKGTGLQSLRRLPESEDLHRLPGILMQNLVLRAELGDVQAMESIQETASSMAGGWAGGWQSLAAAQLGGEGQGFVNAGNLLAASGMPGPAAVAFDKAAVTFDAEGKRPEARQAAVLRDVSEASLGDALVHDPHTETDRSVPLTRREQDIVALAVSGLTDRQIAEKLMVSVRTVEGHLYRSYAKLGIRRREDLGAAVRH, encoded by the coding sequence TTGCCCATGCAGGCTGAGCACCTTGTAGGCCGGGACGCTGAACTGGAACTGGCCACGGAGATTCTGAGGCAGGAAGGCGCCGGGGCCGTACTTCTGGTTGCGGATCCCGGCATCGGTAAAACTGCTCTGGCCGCCGAAATCGCCGCCCGGCTGGCCGGGGAAATGGTGGTGATGCGCGTTCATGGCAGCCCCGCATTGTCCGCCGTTCCCTACGGCGTGCTGGCCCCGTATCTGCTGGACCTTCCGCTGGAGCAAGCAACATCGCCGGTAGCGATCCTCCGCGAGTTCTGGTCCCAGTTCGAGAAGCGGCGTGGAGGCGAAGGCGCGCGCCTGCTGTTGATCGTGGACGACGCCCACAACCTCGACGAAGGCAGCACGCAGATCCTGGCCGAGCTGGTCACTGCCGGATGGGCGCGGCTCGTAGCAACCAGCAGGCCCAGGCCCGGCCTGCCCGCGGCCTTGCTGCAACTCTGGTACGACGGACTCGCAGAGCGGCTGGAGCTGCATCCGCTGGATAAAGAAACCGTCACCGAACTTGCGGAAAAGACCCTCGGCGGAACGGTCATGTCCAGCGCCGCCGAAGTCCTGCATTCAGTGTCCGAAGGCAACCCACTGCTGCTGCACTGCCTCCTTGAAGACTCGAAGGCTGATGGAAACCTGGTCCGCCGGAACGGAGTGTGGCTGCTCACGCGTGCACTCTCCGGCAGCGGGGAAAGCTTGGCCGAGGTAGTCCGGAACAGGGTTCTCAGGACCAGCGAAGCTGAACGGGAGGCGATGTATGTCATTGCCTTATCCGAGCCCGTCCCTGCCGCCGTGCTGGACACGCAGGTAGGCAGGGACACCGTACGGGCATTGATGGACAGCCGGCTTGTCCTCTCCGCCAACGGACCCGGCGGGCCCCTGAAAATGTGGCACCCCATGTACAGCGAGGCACTCCGCAAGATCGTTTCACCGGCCCGCAGCCTCCAGATCCGCCAGCGCATGGTGCAGCAATTGCCCCCGGAGCCGTCCACGGCGGAGGGACTGCTCCGGATGGTGAGCTGGGCGCTGGACTGTGGTGCCGACGTCGATGATGAACGGCTGCTGCAGGCCGCATTCCTTGCCGCCAAACTGCTCCAGAACCCGTTGGCAATGGCGGCTGCGGGCAAGGTTCGCTCGGAGGCGCTGCGCCCGCGGGCACGCGCAGTCATGGCCTTGGTCAACTACAACGACGGCGACTACCGCGCTGCCGTGCGGCTGCTGGAGGGGGGTTCCGGGTTCCTAGACGCTGATCCTTTGGGGCCAGTGGGGGCGGGTCTCTTGTGGGCGGCTGCCAGATTTGCCCTGGGGGATTCGTCCGCCGACATCGCAGCTGCTGCCCGGACAGCCGCAACTGCCTTGATCGACGGTCAGCCTGCCAGAGACCCCGCTGTCCAACTGATCAGCAGGCATGCCCATGCCATTGGGCTGCGCGCATTGGCCCACGAGGGCAGCTTCGAAGATCTCCGAAAGGGCCTGGAGCGGTTTGCCGAAGCGCTCGGATCGGAGGGGCCCGATCTTGCCATGGACCGGATCTTCCTGCTTGCAATGCAGTGCGAGCTCCTGACCGTGGAGGGCCAGGCGGTGCAGGCGTTGGAAGCCGGCCGTGAAGCCTTGCTGGTGCTTGAAGAGCACCACAAGGACCTCCTGTACTTCAGCGACTTCGTTCTGCTGCGTTACACCTTGGCCGCTTTGGAAGCCGGAGATTGGGAAGCTGCTGAGTCTGCTCTCGACCGCCACGCCGCCGGTTCGGCCATGGGACTCATCTACTTTGGCGCAGGCATTGAAGTGCTCAAAGGCATGTCAATGCTGCGCCAAGGCCGTCTGGAGAAGGCCGCCGAGCTGCTGACGCCCGCCGTCGAAGCGCTACGGGTCAAAGATCCACTGCAACTGAGAAACCTCGGAAACGCCTTGGCGTTCTACGCCGCAGCAAAGTCCGGCAACGCAGTGCTTGCCCAACGGTTGGCGAGCGAGCGGGGGGAAGCTGCCGCCGGTGGTGCCTACGTGGAGGCCCTCGCGGAGCTGTTCAGGCTTGCCGGCGAGGAACTCGTCACCAAGGGCACAGGACTGCAGTCATTGCGTCGTCTACCGGAATCAGAAGACCTGCATCGGCTGCCAGGCATATTGATGCAGAACCTGGTCCTCAGGGCCGAGCTGGGTGACGTGCAGGCCATGGAGTCCATCCAGGAAACAGCGTCATCGATGGCCGGAGGCTGGGCAGGCGGCTGGCAGTCGCTCGCAGCGGCACAGTTGGGCGGCGAGGGCCAGGGATTCGTGAATGCGGGCAACCTCCTGGCAGCATCCGGAATGCCCGGACCGGCCGCGGTAGCGTTCGACAAAGCCGCTGTGACGTTTGATGCCGAAGGCAAACGCCCGGAGGCGCGGCAGGCAGCGGTTCTGCGCGATGTCAGCGAGGCCAGCTTGGGTGACGCCCTGGTTCATGATCCGCACACCGAGACGGACCGATCCGTGCCGCTGACCCGACGTGAGCAGGACATCGTGGCCTTGGCCGTCTCCGGACTGACCGACCGCCAGATTGCCGAGAAGCTCATGGTGTCGGTCCGGACCGTGGAAGGTCATTTGTATCGGAGCTACGCCAAACTGGGCATTCGCCGCCGTGAAGATCTGGGCGCTGCCGTCCGTCACTGA